One segment of Oscillospiraceae bacterium MB08-C2-2 DNA contains the following:
- a CDS encoding chemotaxis protein CheW — MSKQELWQIEYNDENTTDNRYLTFRADNQLFGISIREVVQIVGMQEITQLPDHPSYIKGVISLREDIIPVIDVRVRFGRPQGAYDDRTCIIITKLPEGSYGFIVDEVDEVCDLLPEQIILPPQVKSEISNCRYLKGIAHLSKGLDKREKTILIIVASELLEEHELVELSRVTEN, encoded by the coding sequence ATGAGCAAACAGGAACTATGGCAGATTGAGTACAACGACGAAAACACCACCGACAATCGGTATCTAACATTTCGTGCAGACAATCAATTGTTTGGCATTTCTATTAGAGAAGTGGTTCAGATTGTTGGGATGCAGGAAATTACCCAGTTGCCTGATCACCCATCCTACATAAAGGGCGTAATCAGCCTGCGAGAAGACATTATTCCGGTAATTGATGTGCGGGTGCGCTTTGGCAGACCTCAAGGCGCTTACGATGACAGAACCTGCATTATTATCACTAAGCTGCCAGAAGGAAGTTATGGATTTATTGTAGATGAGGTGGATGAAGTTTGCGATTTATTACCCGAGCAAATTATTCTGCCTCCGCAAGTGAAATCAGAAATATCCAACTGCAGGTATTTAAAAGGAATTGCCCATCTTTCAAAAGGATTGGATAAAAGAGAAAAGACTATACTTATAATTGTTGCTTCCGAGTTGCTTGAGGAACACGAATTAGTTGAATTATCACGAGTTACAGAAAATTAA
- a CDS encoding site-specific integrase, whose protein sequence is MSRKGENIYKRKDGRWEGRLLKPDGRYQYFYAKSYREVRIKMREAPKHNVNKNTKAECNKLDAADLFETWLTGSALNRVKPSTYESYYYCIYGYVIPHFSLADNREMTSLSIARFVNKVANNASISETYRKKILSIFKLALREICKSIPESASLIEAVTLPKVIAPKEISIFSIKEQRLIEHTVESSKNKKALGILICFYTGIRLGELCALKWRDIDFEAGTVCIRRTVSRIRNFDEGNCKTLLHVGTPKSRSSLRKIPLPTFLISLLNNMHPSLMNDDCYILTGNSEPYDPRIYQRQYKKILTQAGVTDRKFHTIRHTFATRALELGVDIKTLSEILGHSNVSITLNVYAHSLMEHKKAAIDKFNEMHTAHM, encoded by the coding sequence ATGTCGCGAAAAGGAGAAAACATTTATAAACGTAAGGATGGCCGATGGGAGGGGAGGTTGTTAAAGCCGGATGGGCGGTATCAATATTTTTATGCCAAAAGCTATCGGGAAGTACGAATAAAAATGAGAGAAGCCCCCAAACACAATGTAAATAAGAATACCAAAGCTGAATGCAACAAATTGGATGCGGCGGATTTGTTTGAGACTTGGCTAACGGGCAGTGCTTTAAACCGCGTAAAGCCTTCCACTTACGAAAGTTATTATTATTGTATTTATGGCTACGTGATTCCGCACTTCTCTCTTGCAGACAACAGAGAGATGACGAGCTTATCTATTGCTCGTTTCGTAAATAAAGTTGCTAACAATGCATCCATCTCCGAAACGTACAGAAAAAAAATTCTTTCTATTTTCAAACTAGCACTTCGAGAAATATGCAAAAGCATTCCCGAATCAGCTTCTTTAATTGAAGCAGTAACTCTGCCAAAGGTAATAGCTCCTAAAGAAATATCGATTTTCTCAATAAAAGAGCAGCGACTAATTGAGCATACAGTGGAAAGCTCCAAAAATAAAAAGGCCTTGGGAATTCTTATTTGTTTTTATACAGGCATCCGTTTGGGGGAGCTATGCGCCTTAAAATGGAGAGATATTGATTTTGAAGCAGGCACGGTATGTATTAGGCGAACCGTATCGCGCATACGTAACTTTGATGAGGGAAATTGTAAAACATTGCTGCATGTGGGGACTCCCAAAAGTAGATCTTCTTTAAGAAAAATTCCACTGCCCACATTTTTGATAAGTCTTTTAAACAATATGCATCCCAGCCTTATGAACGACGACTGCTATATTCTTACAGGGAATTCAGAGCCTTATGACCCACGGATTTACCAAAGACAGTATAAAAAGATTTTGACACAAGCAGGTGTAACAGACCGCAAGTTTCACACCATTCGCCATACCTTTGCAACAAGGGCGTTGGAACTTGGCGTTGATATCAAAACCTTAAGTGAGATACTCGGGCATTCTAATGTTAGCATTACACTCAATGTCTATGCACATTCTCTAATGGAACACAAAAAAGCCGCCATTGATAAATTTAACGAGATGCACACAGCGCATATGTAA
- a CDS encoding ABC transporter ATP-binding protein, producing the protein MSLPTAKKLHFLIATFLHFITAADSKYAQIEDKELAVELVKSYAYPAAADRVESATRVYDNVLYFAQLLRLIAGLDKPEIGTLTLNGEQILEPDPQRGYVFQNGGLFQWLTVEKNIATGRKARHVYKENKDRVAHYIDLIGLTGFEKSFPHQISGGMAQRVAIARALINNPTVLLLDEPIGALDSFTRADIQDKLLELRKENETTMILVTHDVDEAIYLSDRIVVMTPRPGKISEIMEIHLPHPRHRGGTEFLSIRRDILEKLHLASALPQPEYTI; encoded by the coding sequence ATGTCACTCCCAACCGCCAAAAAACTGCATTTTTTAATTGCCACTTTCTTGCATTTTATCACTGCTGCTGACAGTAAATATGCGCAGATTGAAGACAAAGAGCTGGCGGTTGAACTGGTTAAGAGCTATGCCTATCCCGCTGCCGCTGACCGGGTGGAAAGTGCAACCAGGGTTTATGATAATGTTCTTTACTTTGCCCAACTGCTGCGCCTGATTGCAGGCCTCGACAAACCGGAAATCGGAACCCTTACCCTGAATGGGGAGCAGATTTTAGAACCCGATCCGCAGCGCGGCTATGTATTTCAGAACGGCGGTCTTTTCCAATGGTTAACTGTTGAAAAGAATATTGCTACCGGGCGCAAGGCACGCCATGTTTATAAAGAGAATAAAGACCGTGTAGCGCATTATATAGATCTGATCGGCCTGACCGGATTTGAAAAGTCTTTTCCACATCAAATCAGCGGTGGTATGGCTCAGCGTGTTGCGATTGCCCGGGCGCTGATTAACAACCCCACAGTGCTGCTCCTCGATGAACCCATAGGCGCACTAGATTCTTTTACTCGTGCCGACATTCAAGATAAGCTGCTGGAGTTGCGCAAAGAAAATGAAACAACCATGATTCTGGTAACACATGACGTGGACGAAGCAATTTACCTTTCCGACCGGATTGTAGTTATGACTCCCCGCCCGGGAAAAATCAGCGAGATCATGGAGATTCATCTTCCACACCCGCGCCACCGGGGAGGTACAGAATTTTTGTCCATTCGCCGGGATATTTTAGAAAAGCTTCATCTGGCAAGCGCATTGCCGCAGCCGGAGTATACCATATAA
- the istA gene encoding IS21 family transposase, with protein MEGDNWMDIRNDRQKGMSYTEIARKYHIDPRTAKKYAQSDTKPVYSLSDPKPSKLDPYKEQIMIWLEEAPYSALRIWEKVKEHGFDGSYSVVKHFVRGKKEQLDEKVTVRFETMPGLQGQVDWAFFEDHVVPQDGKMKKLYCFLMVLGYSRMRYIEFVTDMSTNTLIRCHQNAFRYFQGYPEEILYDNMKQVVIKRLLKQEDSTLNRQFEDFAGFYGFKPVLCRPYRGQTKGKVERTVAFVRDNFMVGIKYNSLDGLNGQAVAWCNKANGNVHATTGEVPFERRKSEGLNPLSREYIIDKINLRRVQKDCLISYAGNQYSVPAEYVGRDVAVIALDNMLAAY; from the coding sequence ATGGAAGGAGACAACTGGATGGATATCCGAAACGACCGGCAAAAAGGAATGAGCTACACAGAAATTGCCCGGAAATATCACATTGACCCGCGCACAGCAAAGAAGTATGCACAGAGCGACACGAAACCTGTGTACAGCCTGAGCGACCCAAAGCCATCAAAGCTGGACCCGTACAAGGAGCAAATCATGATCTGGCTGGAGGAAGCGCCGTACAGCGCACTGCGAATCTGGGAAAAGGTTAAGGAGCATGGATTTGACGGCAGCTACAGTGTGGTGAAGCATTTTGTGCGAGGGAAAAAAGAGCAGTTGGACGAGAAAGTAACGGTACGGTTTGAAACGATGCCGGGGCTGCAAGGTCAAGTAGACTGGGCATTCTTTGAAGATCATGTAGTGCCCCAAGATGGGAAGATGAAAAAACTGTACTGTTTTCTGATGGTACTGGGATACTCCCGAATGCGGTACATAGAGTTTGTGACAGACATGAGCACCAACACGCTAATCCGCTGCCATCAAAACGCATTTCGGTACTTTCAAGGGTACCCGGAGGAAATCCTGTACGACAACATGAAGCAGGTGGTCATTAAGCGGCTGCTGAAGCAAGAGGACAGTACCCTCAACCGACAGTTTGAGGACTTTGCGGGATTCTACGGGTTCAAGCCGGTGCTGTGCAGACCGTACCGGGGCCAGACAAAGGGCAAGGTGGAGCGGACGGTCGCCTTTGTGAGAGACAATTTCATGGTGGGGATCAAATACAATTCTTTGGACGGTCTCAATGGACAAGCGGTGGCTTGGTGCAACAAAGCGAATGGAAACGTCCATGCCACAACCGGGGAAGTTCCCTTTGAGAGACGAAAAAGCGAGGGGCTAAACCCTCTTTCCCGTGAATACATCATTGACAAAATCAATTTGAGGCGAGTACAAAAAGACTGCCTCATCTCGTATGCCGGCAATCAGTATTCTGTACCAGCAGAATACGTCGGCAGAGATGTGGCAGTCATTGCTTTGGACAACATGCTCGCCGCCTACTAG
- a CDS encoding methyl-accepting chemotaxis protein produces MKKWFENLQISKKLSTSFLCVVLLSVIIGVVGIVSIYRIDTNDTKLYEEDTLGLNYAGEAAVQFMQVRYSSIRRQNTKDPAAIKELVETINNNIIQIDTSLHNFDLAVKDPLLLALTAEMRGDWDEYKANVTKENEAALQGQTVAFSQSMDDLANELRDDFLSLFDKVSEEAEVTAEGNTVSARIAIVIMVAVIIFSAALALLFSQYISFIISKPIQMLSTVSGMLAVGDVNIDNVIDEKDWLLKHRKDEVGVLALSFNHLIASTKEQVHQTQIVAEGDLTTAITVRGENDLLGHSLAELVRKFHTLASSISATSEQVNIGAEQVSDGAQALSSGTTEQAATIEELTASVTSVARQSELNAVSVQKASEYVKQAGEGVEASNVHMQKLNNAMKEISASSEQISSITKVIEDIAFQTNILALNAAIEAARAGSAGKGFAVVADEVRSLAAKSSEAAKQTSDLIDKSVATVAGGELLAAETSKLLSTVSEKAELVQQSIEDIERASAQQAEAIGEINQGLSQVSSVVQTNAATAEESSAASEELATQAQALQHEVKKFKLHDDNNTHSIFENPELPIKSRSDETHFSLVGAAGLEKY; encoded by the coding sequence ATGAAAAAGTGGTTTGAAAACTTACAGATTTCAAAAAAACTCTCAACAAGCTTCCTGTGTGTCGTTTTATTATCCGTTATAATAGGCGTTGTTGGCATTGTTTCAATTTATCGTATTGACACCAACGATACCAAACTCTATGAAGAAGATACCTTAGGACTCAATTATGCCGGAGAAGCGGCTGTCCAGTTTATGCAGGTTCGCTATAGCTCTATTCGTCGTCAAAACACAAAGGATCCTGCGGCAATAAAAGAATTGGTGGAAACGATTAATAACAATATTATACAGATTGATACCTCACTCCACAATTTTGATTTGGCTGTAAAAGATCCCCTGCTTTTGGCGTTGACCGCTGAAATGAGGGGGGACTGGGATGAATATAAGGCTAATGTGACAAAAGAAAATGAGGCCGCACTTCAAGGACAAACGGTTGCTTTTTCTCAATCAATGGACGATCTGGCAAACGAACTGCGGGATGATTTTTTAAGTCTGTTTGATAAAGTCTCGGAAGAAGCTGAAGTTACAGCTGAAGGCAATACGGTAAGTGCGAGAATCGCCATTGTTATAATGGTAGCTGTTATTATCTTTTCTGCGGCTTTGGCACTGTTATTTTCTCAGTATATATCCTTTATTATCAGCAAACCGATTCAAATGTTATCCACGGTTTCCGGCATGCTTGCTGTGGGCGATGTTAATATTGACAATGTAATTGATGAAAAGGACTGGCTGCTAAAACACAGAAAGGACGAGGTTGGAGTTCTTGCCTTATCGTTTAACCATTTAATAGCCAGCACAAAGGAGCAGGTGCATCAAACCCAGATTGTTGCAGAAGGCGATCTTACCACTGCAATCACAGTCAGAGGTGAAAATGACCTGCTCGGACATTCTCTGGCCGAACTGGTTAGAAAATTCCACACCCTGGCTTCTTCTATTTCAGCAACATCGGAACAGGTGAACATCGGTGCCGAACAGGTTTCGGATGGCGCACAAGCACTATCCTCGGGCACGACAGAGCAGGCGGCTACCATTGAAGAATTGACTGCTTCTGTGACAAGTGTTGCCCGGCAGTCTGAGCTAAACGCTGTAAGCGTTCAAAAGGCCTCGGAATATGTAAAACAGGCTGGAGAAGGCGTAGAGGCAAGTAATGTACATATGCAGAAGCTGAATAATGCAATGAAAGAAATCAGTGCTTCCTCTGAGCAAATATCCAGCATTACTAAGGTAATTGAGGATATTGCATTTCAAACGAATATTCTAGCGCTTAACGCAGCCATTGAAGCTGCCCGTGCCGGCTCCGCCGGAAAAGGCTTTGCTGTGGTTGCCGATGAGGTTCGCAGTCTTGCCGCAAAATCTTCTGAAGCCGCAAAACAGACTTCAGATTTAATTGATAAATCTGTTGCAACAGTAGCAGGGGGCGAGCTGTTGGCCGCTGAAACATCAAAGCTGCTGAGCACTGTATCAGAAAAAGCAGAACTTGTTCAGCAATCAATTGAGGATATTGAACGGGCATCTGCCCAGCAGGCGGAAGCGATTGGGGAGATTAATCAGGGCTTGTCTCAAGTATCCTCTGTTGTTCAAACGAATGCGGCCACTGCAGAAGAAAGCTCCGCTGCCAGTGAGGAGTTAGCCACTCAAGCGCAAGCCTTGCAACACGAGGTAAAGAAATTTAAGCTTCATGATGATAACAATACCCATAGTATTTTTGAAAATCCAGAACTGCCGATAAAATCCAGAAGCGATGAAACTCACTTTTCGCTGGTAGGAGCGGCTGGCTTGGAGAAATATTGA
- a CDS encoding methyl-accepting chemotaxis protein: MLKRMRLSSKLAVILGGILIIVFSGLIFLTVSLSRSSISSAVYAELEERAQLNAFQIQQIFEAAGSAALDMNSYLEKAYKIAEQKPEQMILPTDPAIVALHQSSIYNRTITPLNFDVEQYITETARNLVKNNDDVTGMGVMFEPYKFQDNIKSYAFYLDKNTVQDDIKPFAEYETYSIESYYKEASQSGQIGLTDPYEYAGVKMMSYAVPIIYNSEVQGVIVADIDVDHFDKINASSQRYESMYAIIYDNTGTIIYSSAEAAEAGMTIGKYTPVASELELVRSNMDKGEAFHVETTRENGAKFARFFYPIKAGNEVWWALTAVASADVNKTATQTSLLLIGVCAVVLVLLIIVTITVLQRMLRPMQTVVKAAESISQGSLDVNIQYSSHDEIGILSNTFCSMAGNLKTIINDIGYLLGEMAEGNFDIRSGAEENYVGDYRKLLLSIRQLHGKMSDTLHKISQSADMVDAGASQVSDGAQALSQGTTEQAASSEELAAAINDISKQVTDTAANAKDAIQKAEITGAQVEHSNQQMQDLLVAMSDITASSHEISKIIKTIEDIAFQTNILALNAAVEAARAGSAGKGFAVVADEVRNLAAKSAEASKNTSMLIERSLHSVQSGARFAEETAESLQLVIKGAEETIASMAGISAAAVEQAAAISQVTQGVDQISSVVQTNSATAEESAAASEELSSQAAVLKELVSQFKYRIDLNQDSQNTAAYALEWKEDHSK, from the coding sequence ATGTTGAAAAGAATGAGACTTTCATCGAAATTGGCTGTTATTCTTGGAGGAATTTTAATCATTGTTTTTTCAGGGCTTATATTTCTGACGGTAAGCCTTTCTCGTTCCTCTATTTCCTCGGCAGTGTATGCAGAACTGGAAGAAAGGGCGCAACTAAACGCATTTCAAATCCAACAAATATTTGAGGCCGCAGGTTCTGCTGCTCTTGATATGAATTCCTACTTGGAAAAGGCTTATAAGATTGCTGAGCAAAAGCCGGAACAAATGATTCTTCCAACAGATCCCGCAATTGTGGCTTTGCATCAAAGCAGCATATATAATCGGACGATCACCCCCCTGAATTTTGATGTGGAGCAGTATATTACAGAAACTGCACGTAACCTGGTAAAAAACAACGATGATGTAACGGGCATGGGCGTAATGTTCGAACCGTATAAATTTCAGGATAATATAAAGAGCTATGCATTTTATCTTGATAAGAACACTGTTCAGGATGATATTAAGCCTTTTGCTGAATATGAAACTTATTCCATAGAGTCATATTATAAAGAGGCCTCCCAAAGTGGGCAAATCGGGCTTACTGATCCCTATGAATACGCCGGTGTAAAGATGATGTCATATGCCGTGCCTATTATTTATAACAGCGAGGTTCAGGGCGTTATCGTGGCAGATATAGATGTCGACCATTTCGATAAAATCAATGCATCAAGCCAGCGGTACGAATCTATGTATGCCATTATCTATGATAATACCGGGACCATCATTTACAGCAGTGCAGAGGCTGCCGAAGCTGGCATGACGATAGGAAAATATACGCCTGTTGCATCCGAACTGGAACTAGTACGATCTAACATGGATAAAGGAGAAGCATTCCATGTAGAAACGACAAGGGAGAATGGGGCAAAATTTGCTCGGTTTTTCTACCCAATTAAGGCTGGAAATGAAGTTTGGTGGGCGTTAACCGCTGTTGCCAGCGCAGACGTAAATAAAACAGCAACACAGACTTCGCTGTTGTTGATAGGTGTTTGTGCGGTGGTTCTCGTTCTTCTGATTATTGTAACGATCACCGTGCTTCAAAGGATGCTCCGCCCCATGCAAACAGTGGTAAAAGCGGCCGAGAGTATTTCACAGGGCAGTCTGGATGTAAACATTCAGTATTCCTCACACGACGAAATTGGTATTCTATCCAATACCTTTTGCTCTATGGCAGGAAACCTTAAAACCATTATCAACGATATCGGATATTTGCTTGGTGAAATGGCAGAAGGTAACTTTGATATTAGATCGGGTGCGGAGGAAAATTATGTAGGAGATTATCGAAAATTACTGCTTTCCATACGTCAGCTGCATGGAAAGATGAGTGATACCCTACATAAGATCAGTCAATCGGCTGACATGGTGGATGCTGGAGCCAGCCAGGTATCCGATGGTGCACAGGCACTTTCCCAGGGAACCACCGAACAGGCTGCATCGTCGGAAGAGCTTGCTGCCGCAATTAACGATATCTCCAAGCAGGTTACCGATACAGCGGCAAACGCCAAGGATGCCATTCAAAAAGCGGAGATCACGGGCGCTCAGGTTGAACACAGCAATCAGCAAATGCAAGACCTGCTGGTCGCTATGAGTGATATTACGGCTTCTTCCCATGAAATCAGCAAAATTATTAAAACAATCGAGGATATTGCGTTTCAGACCAACATTCTTGCATTAAATGCCGCAGTAGAGGCGGCCCGTGCAGGAAGTGCGGGAAAGGGCTTTGCAGTGGTGGCCGACGAAGTAAGAAACCTTGCTGCTAAATCAGCAGAAGCATCTAAGAATACATCTATGCTGATTGAACGCTCCCTGCACTCTGTGCAGAGTGGCGCACGTTTCGCAGAAGAAACAGCAGAGTCCTTACAGCTTGTTATCAAGGGCGCAGAAGAAACAATTGCATCGATGGCTGGAATCTCTGCAGCGGCTGTGGAGCAAGCTGCCGCTATTTCGCAGGTCACCCAAGGAGTGGATCAGATATCGTCCGTTGTTCAGACAAACTCCGCTACGGCGGAGGAATCAGCGGCAGCTAGCGAGGAATTATCCTCTCAGGCAGCGGTGCTTAAAGAACTTGTGTCACAATTCAAATATAGAATTGATTTGAACCAGGACAGTCAGAACACTGCCGCTTATGCATTGGAATGGAAAGAAGACCATTCTAAATAA
- a CDS encoding VOC family protein produces the protein MKKSGTDMMFPIALDAIVLECKDTAALSDFYIRLLGWKKHYAEDSEWKDIISPSGGVKIAFQQNGAYTPPVWPEEQVAQQQMAHLDFTVRDKEQLELAAQHALSCGAVKAKVQYDPEKWITMIDPAGHAFCFVIW, from the coding sequence ATGAAAAAATCAGGCACTGACATGATGTTTCCTATTGCTCTGGATGCAATTGTATTGGAATGCAAAGACACTGCGGCACTGTCTGACTTTTACATCCGTCTTTTGGGGTGGAAGAAACACTACGCAGAGGACAGCGAATGGAAAGATATTATTTCCCCGTCAGGCGGCGTCAAAATTGCCTTCCAGCAAAACGGCGCATATACCCCGCCTGTCTGGCCGGAAGAACAGGTTGCTCAGCAACAGATGGCGCATTTGGACTTTACGGTTCGTGACAAAGAACAATTGGAGCTTGCCGCACAGCACGCTCTTTCCTGTGGGGCAGTAAAAGCCAAAGTCCAATATGATCCTGAAAAATGGATCACAATGATTGATCCGGCTGGGCATGCGTTTTGCTTTGTGATTTGGTAA
- the nifH gene encoding nitrogenase iron protein, producing the protein MSKEMRQIAIYGKGGIGKSTTTQNLTAGLAESGKKIMVVGCDPKADSTRLLLGTLAQRTVLDTLRETGDDVELDSILRTGFGGIKCVESGGPEPGVGCAGRGIITSIGLLEQLGAYTEDLDYVFYDVLGDVVCGGFAMPIREGKAKEIYIVASGEMMALYAANNIAKGVAKFAQKGGVRIGGIICNSRNVDREIDLLRAFSAELGTQLIYFVPRDNVVQRAEINRKTVIEYEPDSQQAEEYHQLAKAINENTHFTIPKPMTQERLEEILLEYGLMEALKDDYRI; encoded by the coding sequence ATGAGTAAGGAAATGAGGCAGATTGCCATTTACGGAAAGGGTGGTATTGGGAAATCCACCACAACCCAGAATCTGACCGCCGGACTTGCAGAAAGCGGCAAAAAGATTATGGTGGTTGGCTGCGACCCAAAGGCAGATTCCACAAGGCTTTTGTTGGGAACGCTTGCACAGCGCACCGTTCTGGATACGCTGCGTGAAACAGGCGATGACGTTGAGCTGGACAGCATTTTGCGCACCGGATTCGGCGGGATCAAGTGCGTGGAGTCTGGAGGACCGGAGCCTGGTGTTGGATGCGCCGGACGCGGGATTATTACGTCCATCGGTTTGCTGGAGCAGCTTGGCGCCTATACAGAGGATCTTGATTACGTTTTTTATGACGTTCTGGGCGATGTTGTTTGTGGTGGATTTGCCATGCCGATCCGTGAAGGAAAAGCCAAAGAAATCTATATTGTGGCAAGTGGTGAAATGATGGCGCTGTACGCCGCAAATAATATTGCAAAGGGAGTTGCTAAATTTGCACAAAAGGGCGGCGTGCGAATCGGTGGTATTATTTGCAACAGCCGTAATGTAGACCGGGAAATTGATTTGTTGCGAGCCTTTTCAGCAGAGCTGGGCACACAGCTTATCTATTTTGTGCCCCGTGATAACGTGGTGCAGCGTGCTGAAATCAACCGCAAAACGGTGATCGAGTATGAGCCAGATTCACAGCAGGCCGAAGAATATCACCAGCTTGCCAAAGCTATTAACGAAAACACCCATTTTACCATACCCAAACCAATGACACAGGAACGTCTGGAAGAGATTTTACTGGAGTATGGGCTGATGGAAGCATTGAAAGATGATTATCGCATTTGA